ccagACCAAATTTCATGGCTGTCTCTgtcctcctccccatccctgtccccagcttcATCCCTATCCCTAACCTTATGTCTGTCCGCATTCCCATCCTTGTTCCCAACCTTACCGCTATCCccgttccctgccctggtctccatccccatcctcatctccacctccttccccatctccatgctgaggggctgcccagggactCAGCACTGATGGGCTTCCAGGGCTTAGTTCCACGCAGAGGATCCTTGGGGACACCatcacccacagcccgtggggacactcctgttcctctctgtgccctgtctCCGGGTATCACAGTCCCCCTAAATGCTGCACAGCATCTCCTATTGCCCCCACACGGGCTGCTGCATGGGGATCTTGGCAGAAGCAGCCTcgggggtgtccccagccctgcccaggggtgGGACAGCGGGGATGGACCCACCTGGAGCAGTTGCCGCAGTCGATGATGGCGTTGTAGGTGGCGTTGACGGTGCTGAAGTAATACTGGGTCTGCTTCATGATGCAGCTCGTCTCCCTGGCCTCCATGCCGTCCCCCACCACctcctctgtgccagcacaaCGCTGTGGGCCAAAGGCCACCCACCTTCCCCCAGCCCCCGCCCACCCCAAGCTCAAAGCTCCCCAGAGACTGACCCGTCTGGAACCAGCTGCTGTAGGTGAGGCTGTACAGGAACTGCTGGAACAGGGACCTGGGGAAGCAAAGTGTGGCCATGTCAGGTGTCCCAGCCCCAAGgacaccccagtgtcaccccccATTTGGAATGGCCTCAAGGAGGAGACATGGCAGGACtcaccaggctgcagctgaggtCCACCAAGCGAGGCTCAGGAGATCGGCCACAGTGGGCTGTGGGCAAAGAGGGGGCAGTGAGCCAGCAGATCCTCATGaagggcactggggacacactCATGGGTCCCTGAGCTCCCAGACCACCTGAAATGCACTGTCCCTGTGGGTGCTCACCACGAAGACGCCACGGGGCGCCGCGCCCGTGTTGCTGGGGGCCTCAGGGGCACAGACGGACTGGAAGTCGTAGGACTCCTTGCGGGCGTAAAAGGAGTTGTTGTAGAGGGCAGACATCAGGTTGGCATCCACTTCGCTGAAGAACTTGCCCACCTGAAATGGGGACACTGAATCTGCACCCAAATGCCACCTTGACATGGGATTTCCCTGGAGGCGACTCGAGtggggctgtgtcacaccaCCCATGACATGAGCTCAAGGGTCTCAGCTCCTCACTGGCATCCCACGCCCAGGAGAGCTGCGGGCACTGCTCACCTGGTACCAATGGTCCTCCTGGTTGGAGAGCACCAGGAAGCCCCCGTCATCAATGAGGACACAGATGAGGTcctggggaaggagggcagTGTCATCCAACTCTGGCCATGCCCAAGGcgaggcaggagcagcagggtggaGGGTGGCAGGCTGTCAGGTAGGGGGGCCAGCGCGGTGTCCCCAAGCCTCAGAAGCATCTCAGTGTCAGGAGCACCCATgctgggtgcagggagcaggagacaCCACCCACCCTGGGGGTTTAACAGTCCTCTCTGGGGGTCCATGGGGCAACCCCCAGGATTTCACCCCTGTGAGGTGGGCTGAGTATGGCTGAgcttggggagcagcaggggacagggtgggTGCACAGGCTGGGAAAGCAGGGGACAGGACATCTTCCAGCCATTCCATACACCCCCACCAGCTGCCCCCACCCCTGCCCATAACCCACCTTGTTGTTGGCCTCACAGTCCATCTCACAGCTGCTTGAGGGGTCACACTGTCAACCAaaagcagggcagagggacaggtTAGCAGGATGGTCATCCCTCCAGAGCTGTCCTCCCAGCCAGAAGGGGACATGCCAGGTGGTGTCCCCAGAGGCTGCGGACAGGTACCCTGAGGAACAAGCCCATTGCAACCACAAGCACcatgtcccagcagtgcctcccAGCAAGCAGAGCTCCCTCCCTGTCCTGTCTCCACCCCtttttccctggctgtgcctgcccccAGGATGTACCTGGCGGGCGCCCAGCTGGTCACGGTCTGTCCGGTTGCTCGCCAGCACTTTGAACTTCTCAGCCCAGGCTTCCAGGTCCAGCTTCACCCCCACCACTGGAGCAGTGGGGAGATGAGGTGAGCTGTAGCCTGGGGGGGTTGCAGGGAcccccagcctggcaccagggcacccagctccctgcctACCTGCGGGCTTCAGAGTCTTGCCCCCAATGCTGAGCTCCACGGCGGTGCTCACCAGAATCCCAATGGTGTTGTTCTCCAGGTCCAGCCCTGGATAGCCAGCTGTGGAAGGCAGGGGTGACATCAGGGGACACATGGAGCCAGCAGCGGCCTGGATCACACCCTGTCGCCCTGAGCTGGCACCCACCATCCCGGTAGGGTGGCTTAAAGATGTAGCCCTTGTTGTCCAGGCTCCTCCGGTAGAAGCTGGCGTTGAAGGGCTCCGGTTCCTCCTCCCAGTCATCcgcagccctggcagggagaaGCCAGAGCCATGACTGTCACTGTCATCTCTGGTCCCACCAGAGATGGCCCAGCAGGAGCACACATGTCACTGTGCAGGGCAGACACTCACTTGTTAGGGAAGACACGGGTGATGCCCCCGTCAGTGGCTGCGAAGACAGCCAAGAGGCTGTACCTGCAAGGAGAGGCGCCAGGTACGCCGGCCATCAGTGGGGTTTTGCTCTGCCCCCACCTCCACAGCCCATCCCAATCCTCCTCTGTTCCAAAGAAGTGCTGCCCACCATGGGCCATCTCCCCTCCACCTACGTGTTGAGGTCCTGGTCCTTCCAGACTTGCTCCACCAGCTGCTGTGTGATACCTGTGTCCAGGATCAGGTTGTGCAGGAGGAAATTGTCGCCTTGGGAGttggagaggaggaggtgagagcTGACCCTATGAGGGCCACCCACGTCCCCTaccctgccccagcacccacagGACCCCAACCCCAGCACAGTTTATCCCCTGCTCCATCTCCCCCTGAATCCCCATCCACCCCCAACCCCACAGCAACCCCTCCACCAGCCATCCCAGCTACTCACACTGCTTGGAGTCTGGGGTCACCTTTTCCATGAGGGCAATAAAGTTTTCCAGGAATTCGGTGTTGTTATCCGACAAGTCGAGGTCTTTGCAATActctctggggtttgggggacaAGGTTTGTCGTTCGTGGGGATGGAAAAGGTAAGGTCAGTTCTCCCCCGGGGACGGCGGGGTGGGTGCTGGCCGTGCTGCCAGCACCCAGGCTTGATAGGGACACAATGGTGGTGACGTGCCACCTCTCCTAGGAGTGTCACCCCAGCAGGGGAACTGGCTGTGGGCATCTCTGCAGACTGCCCAATATCCAGCCCCTGATGCCTGCAGTGCCACCAGAGAAGTGTCACACCAGTCACCAGGTCTGTCACTGCCACAGGCACTGAGGTGCCGTCACCTCTGCCGGGTTAGATGGATCCTGGTTTGCCCAGAACGGTACAACACTGAGTCCATCTCTCCCCATACTGGTGGTGCTACTGGTGGGACTGGGTGCCTCTGACACCGTACTTACCTGCGGAGCCAGGTGGGCACCACTGAGCCCACCCTGCCTTGCCCCTGTGGCACCTCAGGGACTGGGGGCTCCATTGTGGGTGCCAGCAGTGATTTGCCTCGGGATTCTCCACAGCTGCActggcagcaccaggcaggcACTCAAGGCCATACCTGTGCACTTTGCACAGATGGTGGGTGCTGGCTGAGCCCCAGCTGGTGGAGATGAGTGCTTGCCCTGGGCATCACTGGCCCTGAGACACTCCTGGGACAAGCAGTATGGTGGGTGCCATGTCTCTGCTTCAGTCTGGAACACCCTGAGCGCAGAGTCCGAGCCCCACCAATGCCAGGGACAGCTGTAACCTGTTGGTCACCACGAGGCTCTGACTGGGTGGCACAGGTTAGTGCCACCCCAGTGTGCCAAGAGCCTCCCATCCTCAGCAGTGTGGCTGTGAACAGTGCCAGGTGCTCAGGGTTCCTCCAGTCACGACCCCTCCGCCAAGCTCCTGACTCTGCCAAAAACCTCATTAAGAGGACAAATGTCGGAGCAAAGGGCGGCAGGGAACGTGCCCACAGGGCAGCTGAAAAAGGTGAGGCACCCTGCCCAGCTCGGCCTGGCCCCTCAACCCCTGTTCGGGGAGAAACAGCCACCTAAATATCTCCACCGACACACACAGATACAGGTACTCACACACCCACGGGGGACGGGGGATATACGGTTTCTGAAAATTTCCAGCGGCCCACGGGCGCGGCAGCGCCGGCGGCAGATCATACAGTCGCCCTGGGTGCCGGGCACGCCCCGGCACACGGCCCCGGCCCGCCTCCGCCGGGCAGCGCCCACCGCGGCAAGGGTGCTCATGGAGCCGCTCTGGGGACACCGAAGGGCTGGCCCTGACTGCCACAGCCCGCTgtcttctccagctgcagcctctgcagagccctACACCGGACACTGAGCCCATCGCTGCAGCCTCGGCAGCACACTGGGGGCAGACCCACTCCTGGCGCCTTGGGCTCGggcatcccctccctgcccatccTCTTGGGTGACAGGCCAATTCGCAATGAcagttttcctgtttctcattCACACTCTGCTTTAGCTCCCGTGCGTCCTGGACTTCACCCCGACTGCCCAGCAGAGGGCCTGAGGCCGAAGCTCCCCAAAACGCCAGGGCTGTACAGTGACTGCACATTCTGGGCTGGTTTACCCACACTCAGTGTGAGCGACTGCTGCTGTGGGCCGACAAGGTGGGGGGTACTCGCAGGTGGCCGTGCTGAACCTCAACCCAACAGCAGTCCCCAAAAGCTGGCACAGGCAAAACGTCCTCAAACAGGGCGTTTAGCTGCTATAATAACCTATCAGCAGATAGGTGATTAGCTGGTGATGTTAATTAGGGCTGGTCAGAGGTTGCACTGTAGTAGGAAGAAGGGCGGGGTGCCGGCAGAGCCATGGGGCTCCCCAAACACCCCACTGCAGGATCGCCCTATATCTCTGCTAGGTGACAGGACTGAGTGGCACGGCCCAAGGGAGGGGACATATTTGTCCGTCTAGGGGCCGCTACGCTGTCCTCATGTCCCCAAGCCCCCTGGGCGTCCCAAATTTGAGCTGAAACCTCCCgttccttctccctcccccggccccgccccccgcaGCCAGCACGACTGTATGATGCCGCTGCCGGCGCCTCGCTCGGCAGGGATTTTCAGAAACTATACCTATATATGCACTCGCAGAGGTCGGGCTGCACCGGGTGCATATATACTGTGCTGGATGCAACCGGGTGGCGCAGCGGGGCCGGGGTCCTGGCGGCAGCCCCGCGGCCGAGCGGGCACACGacacacacagccacagggcACGGGGAGCGGGGACAAGGCACGATGAGGCGAGGATGGGGGCGATGGTGGGGtcggcagcggggccggggcggatGCACACCTCGGCAAGCGCACACGCAAAGCTACCTGGGAGCAATGAACACATGTCCCTCCGACTCAAAGCTGTTGGGCAGCAGGTATTCAAAATCTGCAACAGAAAGGGAAGGTTAtccggcggggagcggggacGGGCGCGCCGGGGgccaggagggagagaaagggagagagacggacagagagagagagagagagaggggagggaaccaaaacaaaaagaagaaaacaaaataagaaagagGCATTTGCTGCTCTTGGTAtcaagagaggaaggaaaaggccGTTCTGCTGTTGCTGGCACCGCACGGGAAGAAAGGTTAGAGCCAAATCAGGAGAGGTTTGCCCATCTCGGCTCGAATTTGCTCGGTGGCGGGCTGAAGGCGTGCGGGTGCGTCCGCGCGGCCGGTAcgcagggacacacagacacacacatatataaatgtgcgcacatgtatatatatttatatatatgcatgttCGGGAGGGCGGGGGGACGTCTCTCTCTCGGGGTGGTGGGCGAGGGCAGGGAACCACATGCTGCGCTCCTGGCCGTAGGAGGATCACCAGAACACTCGGTTGTCGGGAGCAAAAAATAAAGGGAGTTTTCAGGCATCAACATGGCCAGAGGGGAACCTTGCCGAGGACAGTCCAACCAGAGGCTCCCGCCCTGCTGCAGGGCCGTGCAATGCGCTGACGGGCTCCGCCGCCGGGCACCgctgccccctccctccccgAGGCCGTGGTACCCCGGTGGGGACGGGGATCCGCACTCGCTCGCCAGCACACTCTGCTTTAACACCGGGGTGCAGCCCAGTGGCTTTGGGGTGTCTCTGGGAAGGCCCCCGGCAGAAGAGACAGAGGATGCGGGGCTCAACTCGCAGGGGTGAGCTGGGTTAGGGGGTGCTTGGAGAGGTGCTGTGGGACACCCCTGGGACAACATCTCCCCCACGACGGGCACCGCCACCCCCTTGCCCGCCCGCCAGCTCCTGGTGCATTGCACGGCACAGCCAGAGGTTGGACTGTTGCTCTCtgagggctggaggcaggggcTGGGTACAAGCCGatgagaggaagaagaggaggaagaggagaggagtaCAAAACACTCGTACTTGGTCCATCAGCATTGCCATCACAGGGGCGCTGGGAAGAGGCAACTCAAGGCTGATAGAACAGGGCTGAGCGTGACACTTCCACCTCCCCGCTGTCCTGCTCGCCCGGCCCTGTCGCCCACGgcccctcctgtgctgcagtgcccctcccagccgtgtccccgcctgtgccagggaggggatgctgccagacagctgctggtgggtgccgtgtgctgggggctgtgtggGATGGAGAGTAGTGCCCGGTCCCATGGGGACCGTGTGTGCCGGGCGTCCCCTGGCCCACTGTGGGGTcgtgcaggagctgtggctcagGAGGCCCCTCTGGCACTGAGGGAACGTGGGCCAAATGCTGTGTCACATGGGTGATATCCTGCTCCACTGCAGGGGGAGACCAGCTGCGGCACCTCGGCCTGCCTTGGTGGGACTTTGGGCTCACActtggcagctcccaggggcaCAGACGGCAGCAGGACACTGTACCTTCAGCGGTACAGTACTGTGTACCCTGCtggtccccagggcaggagggacgGCCACCGAGCAGCTGTGGGGGCAGGCAGTGTGGCACCCCTGGGCTCAGCCATCCCGTGTGCCCCTGGGGCCAGGCTCGCCGTCACCTGTGCAGCTGGGAGGCACTGCCCAGGTGGTCCCatcccttctctgcagaggGCTCCTGCTTGCAGGCTTTCCCCAAAAAGCCTGTCCCAGAGGTTGATGGCAGTGGTGGATCCCCCCACctgccctccatccctgccaccTTTGGGtgcccaccccacagccccctgttccctgcacagccctATCCCTTTCAGGTTGAGTTGTCTTGgggaagaggaagcagaggagccaggagagggggagaaggagTTGAAGGAGACGAGCGGGAGAAGAGGAGCAAGaaggggcagcactggggaggaAGAGCAGGGCATCCAACTAGCTACAAAAAACCTCATGGATCAAAAATGGCAGTTTCATACGAGATCAGCTCTTGAACGATATCGAACCAGGTTTGGGAGTGATGTGCAGGGAGGGAGTGGGGATTTTCGTGACAAAGCTCTCATGAACAGAACAAGACATGTTGCTTTCAAATAAAGGGGGaactggaggagaggaggaggaagaggagaaggagaaggaaggaagggcgAGTTGGTGGCGGTTTGCAGGTTCGGCGTGGCAAACGGGCAGGGAGATGGGCAagcagggggctgggggggacTGGACACGGGGCAGGGGACGGGGTGGTGAAGGTGAGTGGTCTGAGACTGAAAATACTTGCCCTTCATTTTGATGTTTGGTACTGTGTGAATCCACCAtagagagaaagcaagaaaaacaacaaacaaaaaacaacaaacaaaaaaaaaaaggggttgggtggaaagggggaaggggggcacaaacaatattttattcaatCGAcgtttgaataaaaatattgtgtATTATAATCATACCAAAAGGAAACCTCTTGCAAAAAAcgacatgaagaaaaaaaaaagaaaagaaaaacccagtaacaaaaggaaaagaaaaggccacggtgaaataagaacaaaaaaatgcaaagatatAAAACTAGagaaatatatagatatatattcaATActccaaaggaaaatgagaatcaGTAGCAAACAGTTGCAACAGTCTTGATATCAGAATGTCCTCACTGAGTCAGGGGGCATGCACGCTACAGTGGGCAGAGCCGGGGAGGATGGGAGGTTCCCCCCTcccggggatggggacagcctggcctcgtccccacagggacacagggctccTGCCCATGGATGGAGGGGTGGCAGGGGCTGGATCCAGAGCGGGGCTGGGGTCGGGCCATCAGGGTGGCCAAGGGGGAGAAACAGGGGGAACCAgaggggggaggggaagggtcCAGTTCTCCCATGGGGGAGAGGGTCCCTGGGAGCAGCGTGGACCTGAGGTGGGGAAAAGGCTTGGGGGtcaggggaaagagaaagagagagaaaggggggGGCCAGGCTAACACACACGTACACAGATAAATTCCAAACAAAAATcgaaaccaaccaaaaccaaactcataaaaagaataaatggcTTAACCGAAACCAAAGTATTGTAataaaccaaaagaaattaaagagatCCATGCAAACTTCCCCAGGCTCACAAATTAACTGGCTGCTACAGCGCCATCCCTTGTCCCCGGGAGGCAAACAGgcagcacctccctgcctgcaccagcagtgcctgcctgcagccccgggatttggggttttggggtgcaaAGCATCAGGACCGAACCCCGGCCCCCCGGGGCACCCCAGGCAGGCAGCTTGCTCTCCCTCTGTGCGCTCACCTCTACTCATGCCTCTCTGAgctttagtttttattttgcctctCACAGTGATCCCTATGACTTTTCTCAAGtctttgctttgtgtttctcCCCCCGACAGCCATGGGCTGGTGTGGGGCGAGGGGGAGTGCaagagggcagcagggagagccaggGGCTACTTACACTTCACTTGCAGGATCTGGTCGCTGAGGTTGGCCTGGATGTAGTAGGTACTGTAGGGAGGCAGaaccagccccaggctgtggaGAGGGAGAGCAGACACCTGGAATAAGGCTTTACACCCACCCAGAATCCTTGGCCAGCTCCCAGTTCCTGCCTGGCACCTGCCAGCAGTAGCTTGACCCAGTCAGCAGCCCCACTggcctcctgcacagcctgctGCATCCATCTCTCCAGGAACTGCAGCCAGCACTGTCCTGAGGCATCCAGAGTCATCCCCAGAGCACTCAGGGTCATTCTGGGGTATCCAGGGTCATGCCCAGAGcacccagggctgtcctggAGGCGCCCATGGGCACAGAAGTTGGGACATCTGCCTAGTCAGGCCTGAGATGAGCAGGATGTGCCAGCCCAGGAATCAAGGGAGATGCATGTGGAAGAGGAACATGACATCCCTGtgagggaggaaggcaggaagagaCACAGCCCAGGAAAGAAGGGGCAAAGCCTTGGAAGCCATGGGAGCACAGGGCTTTCATCCTACTGATGTGTCATCCTGTGTCACTGTTCCCTCCTTACCAGTGCTGCTTGGCTCCAGAGGGGTGACATCATGGGGGACACGACTGGGACTGCACTGGGGacacctggcagtgctgggtagTGGCTGTGACCCTTGCCAGCCCCTCCTGAGTTGGGTGGTGAGGAGTAAGAGGAGGGCACACTGGGCAACAGGGGCCCACATGGCTCCTCCCAGGATGAAGGTAGCATGAGTTGAGAAATGATGATGTCAGGGTCTTTATTAGACATCTGCTGGTCCAAATTGGTCCAGTTGATGCAAACTGGGTAATAAATGCAGAACTTTGCTCTCCTCTGGCTCTAAAGACACTGcctgtgctgtcactgtcactgtcactgtcactgtcactgtcacccacCCTAGAGCAGACAGGGACCTGCATGAGCCCCTGGCTGGGCAGACAAGGGCAGCAGGGGTGTCACTTGTCTGGCCCCTTGAacaccagccctgcagcctgtcTGGAGTCCTGGGGACTGTGCCCAAGCTCTACAGTCCCTAACACAGGCAGGCAGCCCTTTCAGGAGCGCCCTCCAGCACATCACTGCCTGTGTGCAAGGATGTGACAGTGCATTTGCAATCTCACAGCCCACGGGACACATCCCTGGTGGCCTCGGGGACTTTGGGAGCTGGAGGCAcgagcccccagccctgtgctggtgcGAGTCCAGCCAGTGCAGGGCAGTCTAGGTGCACTGGCAGTGACACTCACCTGTAGTTGGTGCTTTTGATGGGAGCCCACGTGTAGGTCCGGAACACCTCGTCGATGTATTGCTGTGGGTCAGAGGGAGCCGGTCAGGCCTCGGTACTGCCAGAACTCTGCTGGCACGGTGCCACAGGGCCCTGTCTCCCAGCCTGGTGCCAGACACAGCCCCTCATCCCCACGGCCAGTGActcccttcccctgctgtgTTACCTCGTCCAGAGACTTGATGAGAGTTTTGATGAACCTCTGCCCGTCATTGCCATCAATCATGCTTCTCCGGATCTGTGGGACACAGAGGAGGCAACTGAGGGCCACAGAGCCCAGCCATGCACCTATGGGCACCCATCCCagtggggtgtccctggggacCCATGGGGTGCAGGGCAAGCAGCCTGGGGAGGTTCATCATGTTGGCAcccaggggacagtgccccagctcctgtccccactgtGGGTCCatgggagctgtgccaggacccTGAGGATAAGACTACCCACAGGGCAGGCTGGAGGGGCTGAGTGCCCTTTGCAACTACAGATGAGGGGGGCAGCCTGTGCCCCAaaagctgcccctgccctcGTCTGCTCACCTCCTCCTTGTTTTCATCCTCCAGCTCAGCATCCAGGAAGTCCAGCGTCACTGGCTCACGGAAGTTTATGATCTGCAGGAATAAAGGgagagccagggaagggctcagggctcccacagcagctgctgagtcCAGACTGACTCATCACAACCCCCACAATTAAGTCCTAAAGGCCTCGGGGCCTCTCTAATCCCCATGGCTGCTGCCCCTTTGGGCCCCTCctcacctggggctgcaggTTGGGGTGCAGCAGGACGTAGCCGTTCAGGTCGATGGCGAAGACGTAGCCATTGgcccccagctgcaggaggacaggggCAGGGGTGAGGCTGATCAGGTGGCTCTGTGGCATGACACCCAGTGCTGGTGTGATCACCCTCACCTCTACAGGCAGAGCTCGCTCCATGTCacccccagggctcagcccatTCTATTTCATCTATTTCTATTCTCAGGGCAATGCAACCTCCCGCTCCTGGGGTGAGAGTTTGGCTCTGGATTTTTCCCACTGCTCCTTTCCCCCCAGGCCAGTAAGGTTGAATCCCTGCTGACCCTACAAGGGttttggctgtgctctgggtcCCAGAGCATCACACAGCTTTgatccctgctctcctgcttgCACCCATGGCTCCTGCTAGttgccagtgctgctggaggtgctcTGGAGTGCTGGGGCACAGCGTGGAGCTCCCATCAGAGGAATTTCACACCAGGAtcaggcagtgcagggcagggacagaggggaaagGGACCCCACGCACGTTGTAACGCGGCGTCAGCCTCTTGATGTCATTGAGAGCCACATCGATTCCCATCACACCCAGGATGAGCTGGTTCTGGAAGGAAATGCAGGGAGGGAGgtgggtgggagcagagctgtcaccTGCCACCACCAGCCCGGGGACAGGGAAACAGCAGGACAGACCTCTTCTACCTCTGGGGACATGTGGGTCAGATTTGGATACTgcaggggcacagggtgggatgtACCAgtcccccaggagccccccaAGGGACACTGCACCCCCAGGGACTTGCAGCTGTCAGCTGTCCCAGTGGAACTGTGTGAGCTAGCCAAGGCCATTTCAGATCCTGGGGATGGCAGTCATTCCTGGTGTCACTGCAGGGAGGTGGTGTAGAGCAGGCAGCACCCCAGGGATCCCAGTGCCcccccagcagccacacacacaTCACCAGGGCACTTCTCCCACCCCACAGTGGCCCCACACCAGGGCTCCCAGTGTagccagggaaggggcagcaaCGTCTCCTACcttcctgtcactgctgtcctccGTCAGGTTGAACACTGGCAGCGTTCCTGTCACCACCAGGCCCAGCCCCTGCGCAAGCACAGAATGATGTCCCATGGCCCCTCACTGGCCTTGgacccagggcagcagagggggGTTATCCCCCTGACAAGGGAGATGGGgcatgtcctgtgcaggacccTGGGGCCAGTGTCCCCATCTACCTGCACACTGGAGTTCTGTGGGACCCCAGGGTCAGTGTCTTCAACTGCACCTTGGGGCTGGAGTTTCCTCCACATGCCCCTTGGGGCTGTAGGGGACCCAGGGGTGAGGGTCCCCATCTGCACCTGGGCCTGTGTGGGACCCTGGGGTTGAGGGTCCCTCCCtgcaccccagggctggggggtcCTTACCAGGGCATCCTGGTAGACATTGGTCCACTGAACTTGCTTGGCTCGGTTCCCAGCCAGAACCATGGGTCTGCCCAGCACATCCAGGtactcctgcagggacacaggacacaggaaagGACAGTGTGGGAGCGAGAtgtctccctgctccaggctggtgACACCCTTGTCCCTAAGCACACCCCAGGAACATTAACGGGGTGAGGCTCCCCGTTAGGCTGAGCTAGGGGAGGGGGCTTGGCAGCCACCACACCTGGGGGTACTGGCTCCAACTGGGACTCCTACAGGCCCATTAAGATGCAAACAAGGTGCTGCTCATCACGGGCCAtgcacaggcaggacaggggcTCCCCAAGCAGCACCAGccattcctggggctggggttgCTCCATCATGCCAGGACCATGTCACTGCTGTCTCCCTGGCTGCCACCTTCTCCTGGGGCAGGCTACCCTTTTCCTGTCCCCCCTTGCCAAGGAAGATCTCTGGGCAGGGAGGCAGCCCCTGTGCCACaatgccagccctgccctggggggaTGCCCTGCTCTGGGACCCTCATCACTTGCCCTCATGGCACCTCGTGCACATCCCATAAGGAAAAGGGTCAGAAAAGAGGCAGTGAGAGGAGGAGTGGGGCAGACACgactggctctgctgggcttgGCCCTGCCCACGCTCActccctgcctgtgctcagctctgctctgtgctgattAACGCCTGATGTTTCATAATTAGTCACTCAAAAGGCAGCAGGTCCATGGGGAGCTGCAGAAGATAAATTACTTATTTCAACAGCGCAGGGCCTGGCTGAGGGCTCAGCTCGGCTCCCCAGCTCGCTGCCACACTCACTGCCAGCCTGTGGGCTCTCCCCAgtgaggctggggctgcccaaaCTCgcccccaggcagggcagcccTCGAGGGCTCTGTACCTGTGTGTTGATGCGTATGGCGCCGATGGAGGGGATTTCGAAGTAGTAaccttggaaaagaaagagaaaggcagCTGGAGATGCAGCTGTCCAGCAGGctggctgccctgctgcccgtccctccagggctgcagccagtgctttTCTGGC
This is a stretch of genomic DNA from Sylvia atricapilla isolate bSylAtr1 chromosome 11, bSylAtr1.pri, whole genome shotgun sequence. It encodes these proteins:
- the CACNA2D2 gene encoding voltage-dependent calcium channel subunit alpha-2/delta-2 codes for the protein MAMAAPTGSAAPVAPALCGHLALLLLLAAPAAHGYSFPQQHTMQYWARRLEQEIDGVMRIFGGVQQLRKIYDDNKNLFEVKENVPRKLVEKVAGDIESLLAKKVRALKRLANAAEKFQKAHHWQDNIKEEDIEYYDSKADTEYDDPDGEEIEREKSNSLKLEFTDDDNFKTKVNYSYAAVQIPTDIYKGSTVILNELNWTQALEDVFIENRKEDPSLLWQVFGSATGVTRYYPATPWRAPNKIDLYDVRRRPWYIQGASSPKDMVIIVDVSGSVSGLTLKLMKTSVYEMLDTLSDDDYVNVASFNEKAKPVSCFKHLVQANIRNKKVFKEDVQGMVAKGTTDYKAGFEYAFDQLQNSNITRANCNKMIMMFTDGGEDRVQDVFEKYNWPNKTVRVFTFSVGQHNYDVTPLQWMACANKGYYFEIPSIGAIRINTQEYLDVLGRPMVLAGNRAKQVQWTNVYQDALGLGLVVTGTLPVFNLTEDSSDRKNQLILGVMGIDVALNDIKRLTPRYNLGANGYVFAIDLNGYVLLHPNLQPQIINFREPVTLDFLDAELEDENKEEIRRSMIDGNDGQRFIKTLIKSLDEQYIDEVFRTYTWAPIKSTNYSLGLVLPPYSTYYIQANLSDQILQVKYFEYLLPNSFESEGHVFIAPREYCKDLDLSDNNTEFLENFIALMEKVTPDSKQCDNFLLHNLILDTGITQQLVEQVWKDQDLNTYSLLAVFAATDGGITRVFPNKAADDWEEEPEPFNASFYRRSLDNKGYIFKPPYRDAGYPGLDLENNTIGILVSTAVELSIGGKTLKPAVVGVKLDLEAWAEKFKVLASNRTDRDQLGARQCDPSSSCEMDCEANNKDLICVLIDDGGFLVLSNQEDHWYQVGKFFSEVDANLMSALYNNSFYARKESYDFQSVCAPEAPSNTGAAPRGVFVPTVADLLSLAWWTSAAAWSLFQQFLYSLTYSSWFQTEEVVGDGMEARETSCIMKQTQYYFSTVNATYNAIIDCGNCSRLFHAQRLANTNLLFVVADKPLCSQCESVKLLQAEVRAPPRDPNQCELVDRPRYRKGPHICFDYNATEDTSDCGRGASFSPSLGVLLSLQLLLLYSSTSRHPLPPAACL